A region of Cucumis melo cultivar AY chromosome 2, USDA_Cmelo_AY_1.0, whole genome shotgun sequence DNA encodes the following proteins:
- the LOC103494269 gene encoding uncharacterized protein LOC103494269, which produces MSVARSFDLWQKDAFFSAAEEVQESADILESTYRAWLREKRAKSMVENLDEFTRELRTALGTAKWQLEEFEKAVRLSHRKHGDATKLDRHRQFIDAIENQIFCVEASLREYFIEEGKQPLKWVNLNEEERDDLAAFLTGTTPTIRGPKDEHLEPVPSYEESIHETCNRRREASSNQSSLDISDKVEEIQDAQFVMKLQDNEISRSRDDVVCHTERTTNGRRVWSSPNFDTLTIVIPDEDERRNPMPTVEPTPKEKGSRTNLWRQTGREFLPAKIAGHVCSQLFARFLVRRQFQSSRNLQRGCSVQLTLALMLTIFLLVPFVLYST; this is translated from the exons ATGTCGGTTGCACGGAGTTTTGATCTGTGGCAGAAAGATGCTTTCTTTTCCGCCGCTGAGGAGGTGCAAGAATCGGCTGACAT ATTGGAATCCACATACAGGGCATGGTTAAGAGAGAAAAGAGCAAAGTCAATGGTAGAAAATTTGGATGAATTCACCAGGGAGTTGCGAACTGCACTGGGAACGGCCAAATGGCAG TTGGAAGAGTTTGAGAAGGCTGTAAGGTTGAGCCATAGAAAACATGGGGATGCTACTAAGCTGGATAGACATAGACAATTTATTGATGCCATCGAAAACCAGATATTCTGTGTTGAGGCATCATTACGTGAATATTTTATTGAGGAAGGGAAGCAACCTCTTAAATGGGTAAACCTTAATGAGGAAGAACGTGATGATTTAGCTGCATTTCTCACTGGGACAACACCTACTATACGAGGTCCAAAAGATGAACACCTGGAACCTGTACCTTCTTATGAAGAATCTATTCATGAGACCTGTAATAGAAGACGAGAAGCAAGCAGTAACCAGAGCAGCTTAGATATTAGCGATAAGGTTGAAGAAATTCAAGATGCACAGTTTGTCATGAAACTTCAAGATAATGAAATTTCACGTTCAAGGGATGATGTTGTATGCCATACAGAGAGGACAACCAATGGTAGAAGAGTGTGGAGTTCACCTAACTTTGATACTTTGACAATTGTTATTCCTGATGAAGATGAACGGAGAAACCCAATGCCAACGGTGGAGCCCACACCTAAAGAAAAAGGATCCAGAACAAACCTCTGGAGGCAAACTGGACGGGAGTTTCTTCCAGCAAAAATTGCTGGTCATGTATGCAGTCAG CTCTTTGCTAGGTTTCTGGTTCGCAGACAATTCCAGAGTTCAAGGAATCTGCAGCGTGGTTGCTCAGTTCAACTTACACTTGCTCTGATGTTAACAATTTTCTTATTGG TGCCCTTTGTACTTTATTCAACTTGA
- the LOC103494271 gene encoding uncharacterized protein LOC103494271, translated as MEAISLLGRLRKAVKKIKFMMNFSIQRWRLAAMLGRTSSRNLRLSFNERPGLKAACSEDIIMEEEPVSSSSRGLQRTTSYASEDDVDSRAEAFIANFYRQLRIERQVSLELQYCRRNSFD; from the coding sequence ATGGAGGCGATAAGCTTATTGGGTCGGCTGAGGAAGGCGGTGAAGAAGATTAAATTCATGATGAATTTTAGCATTCAAAGATGGCGGTTAGCGGCGATGTTAGGCCGGACTTCGTCCAGAAATCTCCGCCTTAGCTTCAACGAACGTCCAGGATTAAAGGCAGCTTGTTCCGAAGATATTATTATGGAAGAAGAGCCGGTTTCTTCTTCATCTCGTGGGCTTCAAAGAACCACCAGCTACGCTTCTGAAGATGACGTGGACTCCCGTGCGGAGGCTTTCATTGCTAATTTCTATCGCCAGCTCAGAATCGAACGCCAGGTGTCACTTGAGCTTCAATATTGCCGTCGAAATAGTTTTGATTAA
- the LOC103494272 gene encoding hydroxyproline O-galactosyltransferase GALT3 produces the protein MLNSFPSLHFFQMEVTKSPNKSNRRRFVLPSIFFILFLCVLASINEARFDALLKFGRCSVAAATTSFDSSLVNSSSVSNDTDIRILIGILTLPDQYNRRHFLRLIYGTQSFSGAKIDVKFVFCNLTKEDQKILVALEIMRYDDIIILNCKENMNKGKTYTYFSSLPEIFNNSDDGGSYPPYHYVMKADDDTYIRLNSLVESLRPLPREDLYYGYVIPCPSMDPFVHYMSGMGYLISWDLAEWIRESEVPKKHLEGPEDKVFGDWLREGRRAKNRFNAKWSMYNYPEPWTGCTHELWPETIAVHLLKNQEKWIRTLTYFNVTANLKESKLYHIDA, from the coding sequence ATGCTAAATTCATTTCCCTCTTTACATTTCTTTCAAATGGAAGTTACCAAATCCCCCAACAAGTCCAACCGACGTCGTTTTGTTCTCCCTTCAATCTTCTTCATCCTTTTCCTCTGCGTTTTAGCCTCCATTAACGAAGCTCGTTTCGACGCCCTTTTGAAGTTCGGCCGATGCTCCGTCGCCGCTGCCACTACTTCCTTTGACTCCTCTCTTGTAAATTCTTCCTCTGTTTCCAACGACACCGATATCCGTATTCTCATCGGCATTCTCACTCTTCCCGATCAGTACAATCGCCGTCACTTCCTCCGCTTAATTTACGGCACGCAATCCTTTTCCGGCGCTAAAATCGACGTGAAATTCGTCTTCTGCAATTTAACAAAAGAGGATCAGAAAATTCTCGTCGCCTTGGAAATTATGCGGTACGACGACATTATAATCCTCAATTGCAAAGAGAATATGAATAAAGGCAAAACCTACACCTACTTCTCCAGTCTACCGGAGATCTTCAACAACAGCGACGACGGCGGTTCTTATCCGCCGTATCACTATGTGATGAAAGCCGACGACGATACCTACATTAGACTAAACAGCTTGGTGGAATCGCTCCGGCCACTTCCGAGAGAAGATCTGTACTACGGATATGTAATTCCTTGTCCGAGTATGGATCCATTCGTTCATTACATGTCGGGAATGGGATATTTGATATCTTGGGATTTGGCTGAGTGGATCAGAGAATCGGAGGTTCCGAAGAAGCATTTGGAAGGGCCAGAGGACAAAGTATTTGGGGACTGGCTTAGAGAGGGGCGGCGTGCGAAGAATCGGTTCAATGCGAAGTGGTCGATGTACAATTATCCGGAGCCGTGGACGGGATGTACTCACGAGCTTTGGCCGGAGACAATCGCCGTTCATCTGTTGAAGAATCAGGAGAAATGGATTCGTACATTGACGTATTTCAATGTCACAGCGAATTTGAAGGAATCGAAACTATACCATATTGATGCATAG
- the LOC127148304 gene encoding serine/threonine-protein phosphatase 7 long form homolog yields MPCGKCTITLQDVAVQLGLPMDGEPLTGSLRYNWKVIYEDFLEIVPPDMKGQRLSLPWLEKQFEELLPDADVVSIQRYARAYIMQLIGGFLFTDKSNTLVYCMFLQFIFDFYQADTYTWGVVTLTWLYRELCRVSHAQSLEIVGPLMLL; encoded by the coding sequence ATGCCTTGTGGGAAGTGCACGATCACGCTACAGGATGTTGCAGTGCAGTTGGGGCTGCCAATGGATGGGGAGCCTCTGACAGGATCATTAAGATATAATTGGAAGGTTATCTACGAGGATTTCTTGGAAATTGTACCGCCTGATATGAAAGGTCAGCGGTTGAGTCTTCCATGGTTGGAAAAACAGTTTGAAGAATTGTTGCCAGATGCTGACGTTGTGAGCATTCAGAGATACGCTCGTGCGTACATTATGCAGTTAATTGGAGGCTTTCTTTTTACCGATAAGTCAAACACCCTGGTCTATTGTATGTTTCTCCAATTCATATTCGATTTCTACCAGGCTGATACGTATACATGGGGTGTTGTGACCCTCACATGGTTGTATAGGGAACTTTGTCGAGTGAGCCATGCACAGTCCTTAGAGATTGTTGGCCCATTAATGCTGCTATAA
- the LOC103494273 gene encoding mitochondrial outer membrane protein porin 4, which yields MGSSPAPFSDIGKKAKDLLTKDYNFDHKFTLLLPNSDGMGLTATGLKRDQIFIGDISTLYKSGKTTVDVKVDTYSNVSTKVTVTDILPTTKATLSFRVPDHKSGKLDVQYFHPHAAIDSSIGLHPSPLLEFSAAIGSKNFSLGGDVGFDTTSASFTKYNAGISLNKSDFSAALMLTDKGQALKASYIHSLDPLNETMVAAEMTHKFSTSENSFTIGSSHVLDPVTLMKTRFSNKGKAAMLFQREWRPKSLVTLSAEYDSKAIDSSPKIGLAIALKP from the exons ATGGGCAGTTCTCCAGCGCCATTTTCAGATATTGGCAAAAAGGCCAAAG ACCTCTTAACCAAAGACTACAACTTCGATCACAAGTTTACCCTGTTGCTACCGAACTCCGATGGAATG GGACTAACTGCCACCGGTTTGAAGCGGGATCAAATTTTTATTGGTGATATCAGTACCCTGTACAAGAGTGGAAAGACAACCGTGGATGTGAAAGTTGATACGTATTCAAAC GTTTCTACAAAAGTGACCGTGACTGATATTTTACCAACTACCAAGGCCACGCTTAGCTTCAGAGTACCTGATCACAAGTCGGGCAAG CTGGATGTTCAGTACTTCCACCCTCATGCAGCTATTGATTCGAGTATTGGTCTCCACCCCAGTCCACTTTTGGAATTTTCAGCTGCAATCGGTAGCAAGAATTTTAGTTTAGGTGGTGATGTGGGATTTGATACTACTTCTGCTTCATTCACAAAATACAATGCCGGAATCAGCTTGAATAAGTCAGACTTTTCTGCGGCTCTTATGCT AACTGACAAAGGACAGGCTCTGAAGGCATCTTATATTCATTCATTGGATCCTCTTAATGAGACTATGGTAGCGGCTGAAATGACTCACAAGTTCTCCACCTCTGAAAACTCCTTTACCATTGGAAGTTCTCATGTTCTGGATCCAGTTACGCTCATGAAAACACGATTCTCCAACAAAGGAAAAGCAGCTATGCTTTTCCAACGAGAGTGGAGGCCAAAATCTTTGGTGACTCTGTCAGCTGAGTATGACTCAAAAGCTATCGATTCATCTCCCAAGATAGGCCTTGCTATTGCTCTGAAGCCTTGA